GGGGCATATACATTTAGAAACCAGCATTGTACACAAGAAGTTCCTTATATCTATTGCGGATGATGGCATTGGCATTCCTCAAAAAGAACAGAAATATATCTTCAAAAGATATTTCAGAGTAAAAAATGCGACAAACTCAAACAATACAGGCTTCGGTATCGGATTAATGATAGCCAAAGAACTGATAGAACTTCATGGCGGGGAAATCTGGTTTGAAAGTACAGTTAATAAAGGAACGACTTTTTACCTGACATTTCCAATAAATGTTATTCCAGCAACTGATAAAGAAGTTCATGTCCAAACAGAATCGCCTGACAATGCTCCCACATCTGAACTTACTAATGAAGAGGAATTGCCCAATAATCGTCGTCCCAAAATTATTATCGCAGAGGATAATGATGAATTAAGAAACCTGATGGTTTCGCAGATGAAAGATGAGTTCAAAATAATTGCTGTCAAGAATGGAGCAGAAGGTCTGAAAGTCGTTAATAAAACCTCTGTCGACGCAATAGTATCGGATATAATGATGCCAATAATGGAAGGTACGGAATTCTGCTTCGAGGTGAAAAATGATATAAAGACCAGTCACATACCTTTTATCCTTTTAACAGCACTTAGTTCTAACGAACATAAAACTGAAGGATATAAAATTGGAGCTGATGTTTATATGGACAAACCTGTCGACATCGATTTACTCATTAACTGTATTAAGAATCTGCTTATAAACAGAGAAAAAATAAAGGAAAAATTTATCAAAAATGAAGCTATAGCAACAGATAGTCTCAATGACACAGATAGGAAATTCGTAGACCAAGTAATGAAGATGACCGAAAGAAATATTTCCAATCCCAATTATTCTACTGAAGACTTAGAACGTGAAATTGGAATAAGCCATGCCGGACTATACCGAAAATTTAAAAAGATATTTAATACGACTCCACTTGAGTTCGTTCAACATTATCGACTTAAAAAATCCGTTGAACTTCTTCAATCGGAAAATTATAATGTGAGCGATGTAGCATATATGGTAGGCTTTTCTGATCCTAAGTATTTCAGTATTGTTTTTAAGAAATACTATGGAAAAAATGCAAGTGACTTCTTAAAGGAGAAAAGACTACCCCTGAATAAAGAAGAGAGTGCAGGAAGCGAGAGCTAGGTATAAGAAACTTCCAATAAGATCTTGCAGACAAAAGTAAGTAGACACAATACTTATCATTAGTAATATCATGTTTACCGACGAAAGCAATCTAATATCATTTTAATAGCAACAAATCCTAAAACACAATAGTTTTCCATCATCGTTTCCGCACACGTATTACAAAAACGTTTCATAAAGAAGCGTTTTTGTATCAAAAAGCATACTCCTTCTTGATTTACATCAAGAAATCAGCCCAAATAGAATCTTTTCCTTTTCTTTATTTTTGTGTTATAAAACATATTCCTACATTTGCATAGGTAAAAAGAAAAAACTAAGCGCTTAGATAGTATTTTCAATAGGTATTAGATTTGTTTTTAGGAATAGTTTTTAGGTATAACAATTAAAAAGTAGGTATTATGAAACGTATAGGATTAACATTAGTGGCAGCACTCTGTCTGACTGCTACGACTTTTGCAGCAGGAAATCAGCCTACAACTGCAAAATGGGAAGGTAACATCAACGTAAGTAAATTAGGCAAATATTTGAATTTAAATTCCGTTCAGAGCGAAGAAGTAGCAAACATTTGCGATTACTTCTCTACACAGATGTCAAAAGCCACAACAGCGAAGAAAGATAAAGAAGCAAAATTGCGCAATGCTGTTTATGGTAACTTGAAGCTGATGAAAAAGACGCTCAGCGCCGAACAGTATGCCAAATATGCTGCTTTGATGAACATTACCTTGATGAACAAAGGTATTGAACTGAATAAGTAAAATGATTAATATGTAAAAGAGAGAGAAAGGGTGGAAGCTGATAATCGGCTTCCACCCTTTTCTTTTTATATATGGTAAGTATCATTCAATCGACAAACGTTATTTAATAGTCACCATCGTAGCCCCGAATCCATATTCCTGAAAAGAAGCATCTTGATAGCGGCAATTGCTATACTTCCGTTTCAGTTCATCAAGGATAGCTTTCCGAAGCACTCCATCTCCCTTGCCATGAATAAAAACAATTTTCTGCTCACGCTTATTTTTATAGTTTTCCATCACTTCACGAAACTTATCCAATTGATAATTCAAGATTTCGGCATTCCCCATACCTAGAGTATCATCCAGCAAAGAATCAATGTGAAGGTCTATTTCAACAATTCCACTTTTTCCACCATGGGCATGGTTAGGTTTCACGATAGGTTGCGACTTCGGTTTATCTGCCGTTTTTTTCTGCAACAAAGCAACTTGAATTTCTTCCGCCGAAACATAGACTTGCTTTGCAGGCATATCATCCTTCACAATATCGTAAATCAAAGCAGGTTCTTCAAAGAAGTCGGAATTACTGAATGTATGCAGTTTATAGAACTTCACAGTATCAATCCGTATCTCAACGCTGGCAACCGGTTTGATAGCCGCAGGCTTACCGTCCTTGAAAGCTATCAGTTGTACAGCCACCCGTTCCATTTCATTCAACATGTCTTTCGTAAACTCTTCCAGCAGCAACTTTGTATTTGGTTCCACCAAACCATGCGAACGGTTTTTCCAAGCCTTTCCTTCCGCACTCAAATAGGTATAATACAGATAATAATTACTATCGTTCACCAGATAAGTCTCGAAAGGAGTAGTCATCATAGCCTTTGCATCTTCGGGCACATAAGCAAGAAATACATTCAAGGTATCTCCTCCACGCACTTCCGGCTGACGCTGAATGACAGGCATTTCCGGTTTTGACGGTTTCACAGGTTCTTGCGGTTTCGGAGTCGATGTGCTTGATTTATGTTTTATATTATAGTCATCTGTTTCAATCACTACACACTCACGTATCGGCATAGGAATATCAAATCCATCCGCATCTTCAACCAAAACAAAATCCTTTCCTTTGAATCCTGTCACAATTCCACCGCCTACCTCACTGAGGAAGCGTACTTTATCTCCTATTTTCATCGTTGTACATTCAATTAAAGTTCAAACTAAAAAACGAGTAACAAAGATAGGTATTTCTATGAAATTAAATCGGGATTCGTTGCTAAAAACAAGATTCGCATCTATATTCGTCTTTTTATTTTAACTTTGCAACATTAAAAGAAAAAACTTATATCTAAAAAAAGTCCGATAAATCACACTAAGAATCAATGAAAGAATTTATTAAAGTGATAGCCTTTGATGCTGACGACACTCTGTGGAGCAATGAACCCTTTTTTCAGGAAGTAGAACAGCAATATGTCCGCCTGTTGGAGCCTTATGGTATCCCAAAAGAAATTTCAGCCGCATTATTTCAAACGGAAATGAATAACCTGAAGATTCTCGGATATGGCGCCAAAGCTTTCACTATTTCTATGATTGAAACAGCCTTGCGAATTAGTGAACAAAAGATTTCGGCCGATACTATTCAACAGATCATTGCTTTGGGAAAGTCATTATTAGAAATGCCCATTGAATTATTGCCGGGAGTAAAGGAAACACTCAAAGCTTTAAAAGAACAAGGAAAATATAAACTGGTAGTTGCCACTAAGGGCGATTTGCTGGATCAAGAAAATAAATTGGAACGTTCCGGTTTAGC
The DNA window shown above is from Bacteroides faecium and carries:
- a CDS encoding DUF2027 domain-containing protein, which gives rise to MKIGDKVRFLSEVGGGIVTGFKGKDFVLVEDADGFDIPMPIRECVVIETDDYNIKHKSSTSTPKPQEPVKPSKPEMPVIQRQPEVRGGDTLNVFLAYVPEDAKAMMTTPFETYLVNDSNYYLYYTYLSAEGKAWKNRSHGLVEPNTKLLLEEFTKDMLNEMERVAVQLIAFKDGKPAAIKPVASVEIRIDTVKFYKLHTFSNSDFFEEPALIYDIVKDDMPAKQVYVSAEEIQVALLQKKTADKPKSQPIVKPNHAHGGKSGIVEIDLHIDSLLDDTLGMGNAEILNYQLDKFREVMENYKNKREQKIVFIHGKGDGVLRKAILDELKRKYSNCRYQDASFQEYGFGATMVTIK
- a CDS encoding HAD family hydrolase yields the protein MKEFIKVIAFDADDTLWSNEPFFQEVEQQYVRLLEPYGIPKEISAALFQTEMNNLKILGYGAKAFTISMIETALRISEQKISADTIQQIIALGKSLLEMPIELLPGVKETLKALKEQGKYKLVVATKGDLLDQENKLERSGLASYFDHIEVMSDKTEKEYLRLLNILQIAPSEFVMVGNSLKSDIQPVLSLGGYGIHVPFEVMWQHEVVETFIHAHLKQVKSLDELPAVFE